From Antedon mediterranea chromosome 9, ecAntMedi1.1, whole genome shotgun sequence, a single genomic window includes:
- the LOC140058756 gene encoding meiosis expressed gene 1 protein homolog: MSATVEVPKPKSMRRPKTWSEEVEEAYRFQLAGYRDEAEYLSSQKEVVRWPHNGYIKKLTNKDGYFYYYNKTRECQEKDVRQTKLYEY; this comes from the exons atgagtGCAACTGTAGAAGTCCCAAAACCTAAGTCTATGAGGCGACCAAAGACATGGTCAGAAGAGGTAGAGGAAGCCTACAGATTTCAATTAGCTGGCTACAGAGATGAAGCGGAATATTTAAGCTCTCAGAAAGAG GTTGTAAGGTGGCCGCATAATGGTTACATCAAGAAGTTAACCAATAAAGACGGTTATTTCTACTACTACAACAAGACGAGGGAGTGCCAAGAGAAAGATGTCCGTCAAACAAAACTTTACGAATATTAA
- the LOC140059432 gene encoding nicotinamide phosphoribosyltransferase-like: MACVDNILLVTDSYKVTHHMQYPKGTTKIYSYFESRGGKYPETVFFGLQYILKRWLVGSVVTKEMIQEAKEFYNLHFGEDVFNEEGWTYILKKHGGRIPIKIRAVPEGTVVPVKNVLFTVENTDPEVPWITNYFETLLVQVWYPMTVATNSRAQKEVIANNMTETSDTLEKLPFMLHDFGFRGVTSVESAAIGGASHLLNFVGSDTIAGMVMGRKYYGCDMAGFSIPAAEHSTITSWGKSHEKEAFANMLDSFPNGLVAVVSDSYDIFNACENIWGKELKDKIVKRGENGGSLVVRPDSGDPPDVVIKVLEILGKAFGTTDNSKGYKVLPDYIRIIQGDGINYEMLGTVLQRMKDHKWSADNIVFGSGGALLQKLNRDTQKCAFKCSYAEVDGTARNVFKQPVTDPGKKSKKGILSLVKQNGKLETFQEGTGVDKDIMVPVFENGKLLKDYNLKEIRERAELPIVKKQQQNGF, from the exons ATGGCTTGTGTTGACAACATTTTGTTGGTGACCGACTCCTACAag GTAACACATCATATGCAGTATCCAAAGGGGACGACAAAGATATACTCTTACTTTGAAAGTCGTGGTGGGAAGTACCCAGAAACTGTGTTCTTTGGACTTCAGTATATTTTAAAACGATGGTTAGTTGGTTCAGTGGTCACCAAAGAAATGATACAAGAAGCTAAGGAGTTCTATAATCTTCATTTTGGTGAAGATGTGTTTAATGAAGAAGGTTGGACGTATATATTAaag AAACATGGTGGTCGTATACCAATAAAGATAAGAGCTGTTCCAGAGGGAACGGTCGTTCCTGTCAAGAATGTATTGTTTACGGTTGAAAACACAGACCCTGAAGTGCCTTGGATTACAAACTATTTTGAA ACCCTGTTAGTTCAAGTTTGGTACCCAATGACCGTTGCCACAAACTCAAGGGCACAAAAGGAGGTAATCGCAAACAACATGACCGAAACCTCTGACACACTTGAAAAACTACCTTTCATGTTGCATGATTTTGGCTTCCGTGGAGTAACATCCGTCGAA AGTGCAGCCATAGGTGGCGCTAGTCACTTATTGAATTTTGTTGGGTCTGATACGATTGCCGGTATGGTGATGGGTCGCAAGTACTATGGATGCGATATGGCAGGCTTCTCAATACCCGCTGCTGAACATAG TACTATAACATCTTGGGGAAAGAGTCACGAAAAAGAAGCGTTTGCCAACATGTTAGACAGTTTTCCCAACGGCCTGGTTGCCGTGGTATCCGATAGTTACGACATATTCAATGCTTGTGAAAACATTTGGGGTAAAGAACTTAAGGACAAGATCGTAAAACGAGGTGAAAATGGTGGGTCACTTGTAGTGCGGCCAGATTCAGGTGACCCACCTGATGTTGTCATTAAG GTACTTGAAATTTTAGGAAAAGCATTTGGGACGACAGACAATAGTAAGGGTTACAAAGTGTTACCAGATTACATTAGAATAATACAAGGAGACGGTATTAATTACGAAATGTTGGGGACAGTGTTACAGCGCATGAAAGACCACAAATGGAGTGCGGATAATATTGTTTTCGGGAGTGGTGGCGCTCTTTTACAAAAGCTGAATCGCGACACACAGAAGTGTGCATTTAAATGTAGCTATGCAGAAGTGGATGGGACTGCA cGCAATGTATTCAAGCAACCTGTAACAGATCCCGGCAAAAAGTCTAAGAAAGGAATCTTATCTTTAGTGAAACAAAATGGTAAATTAGAGACATTCCAAGAAGGAACTGGTGTTGATAAG GATATTATGGTACCAGTTTttgaaaatggaaaattatTAAAGGACTACAACTTGAAAGAGATTCGAGAGCGAGCTGAATTACCAATTgtgaaaaaacaacaacaaaatggtTTCTAA